The Pseudomonas sp. G2-4 genome window below encodes:
- a CDS encoding YaiI/YqxD family protein produces MRVWIDADACPKAAKELVVKFALKRQFEVVLVAGQPQIKPGLTCVKLIVVPSGPDAADDYLVEHAVPGELVICSDVPLADRLVKKGVAALDPRGKEFDAQNMGDRLAVRNLFTDLREQGHMGGGPAAYSERDKQGFANALDRILTRLARMA; encoded by the coding sequence ATGCGCGTATGGATCGACGCCGATGCCTGTCCCAAGGCCGCGAAGGAACTGGTGGTCAAGTTCGCCTTGAAGCGCCAGTTCGAAGTGGTGCTGGTGGCCGGCCAACCGCAGATCAAGCCTGGCCTGACCTGTGTGAAGCTGATCGTGGTGCCCAGCGGTCCCGACGCGGCGGACGATTACCTGGTGGAGCACGCCGTGCCGGGTGAGCTGGTGATCTGCAGCGATGTGCCCTTGGCCGACCGGTTGGTGAAGAAGGGTGTCGCCGCCCTGGACCCCCGGGGCAAGGAGTTCGATGCCCAAAACATGGGGGATCGGCTGGCGGTGCGCAACCTGTTCACCGATTTGCGTGAACAGGGCCACATGGGCGGTGGCCCGGCAGCGTACAGCGAGCGGGACAAGCAGGGGTTTGCCAATGCTCTGGACCGGATACTGACGCGCTTGGCCCGAATGGCTTGA
- a CDS encoding YcfL family protein, which yields MRLKLIAVGALALLAGCATPPPPEPGSAASKVVAMGKTKNIVVGAMRVARENGYMTVNVQLSNTSFNNKTLYYRFAWLGPEGFPIAEEETWKSLTLYGEQTSFLPAIAPTPKAVDFRLEINTP from the coding sequence ATGCGTTTAAAACTGATTGCCGTCGGCGCCCTGGCCTTGCTGGCCGGTTGCGCCACCCCGCCGCCACCGGAGCCGGGCAGCGCCGCCAGCAAGGTCGTGGCGATGGGCAAGACGAAAAACATCGTGGTGGGCGCCATGCGCGTCGCCCGGGAAAACGGCTACATGACGGTCAACGTGCAGCTGAGCAACACCAGCTTCAACAACAAGACCCTGTATTACCGCTTTGCCTGGCTGGGGCCGGAAGGCTTTCCGATCGCTGAGGAAGAAACCTGGAAAAGCCTGACGCTGTACGGCGAACAAACCAGCTTCCTGCCGGCCATTGCGCCGACGCCCAAGGCTGTGGACTTCCGTTTGGAAATCAATACGCCTTGA
- the ppk1 gene encoding polyphosphate kinase 1, whose product MNTEGLSEVAVKDAQPVVEQVAETPPEVEPAPPAVIEPAPAPAIAVPNLDDSSLYIHRELSQLQFNIRVLEQALDESYPLLERLKFLLIFSSNLDEFFEIRVAGLKKQITFAREQAGADGLQPHQALARISELVHGHVDRQYAILNDILLPELEKHQVRFIRRRNWNTKIKTWVRRYFRDEIAPIITPIGLDPTHPFPLLVNKSLNFIVELEGIDAFGRDSGLAIIPAPRLLPRIIRVPEDVGGAGDNYVFLSSMIHAHADDLFQGMKVKGCYQFRLTRNADLSVDTEDVEDLARALRGELFSRRYGDAVRLEVADTCPKHLSDYLLKQFNLHETELYQVNGPVNLTRLFSITGLDSHPELQYLPFTPQIPKLLQNSENIFSVVSKQDILLLHPFESFTPVVDLLRQAAKDPHVLAVRQTLYRSGANSEIVDALVDAARNGKEVTVVIELRARFDEESNLQLASRLQAAGAVVIYGVVGFKTHAKMMLILRREAGEIVRYAHLGTGNYHAANARLYTDYSLLTSDDALCEDVGKLFSQLIGMGKTLRMKKLLHAPFTLKKGMLDMIARETQFALEGKPAHIIAKFNSLTDPKVIRALYKASQSGVRIDLVVRGMCCLRPGIPGVSHNIHVRSIIGRFLEHTRVFYFLNGGEEQMFLSSADWMERNLDKRVETCFPVEGKKLILRVKKELESYLTDNTHSWSLQPDGRYIRNTPTGNQNPRSAQATLLERLSSPVLAVR is encoded by the coding sequence ATGAATACCGAAGGACTCTCTGAAGTTGCCGTAAAAGATGCTCAACCCGTGGTCGAGCAAGTCGCCGAAACGCCGCCGGAGGTGGAGCCCGCTCCCCCGGCTGTCATCGAGCCTGCCCCGGCCCCGGCGATTGCCGTTCCCAACCTGGATGACAGCAGCCTGTACATCCATCGGGAGCTGTCGCAACTGCAGTTCAACATCCGCGTGCTGGAGCAGGCGCTGGACGAGTCCTATCCGTTGCTCGAGCGCTTGAAGTTCCTGCTGATCTTTTCCAGCAACCTGGATGAGTTTTTCGAAATCCGCGTCGCCGGGCTAAAGAAACAGATCACCTTCGCCCGTGAACAGGCCGGTGCCGACGGCCTGCAACCGCACCAGGCCCTGGCGCGCATCAGCGAGCTGGTCCACGGTCACGTTGACCGCCAGTACGCGATCCTCAACGACATCCTGCTGCCGGAACTGGAAAAACATCAGGTCCGCTTCATCCGTCGTCGCAACTGGAACACCAAGATCAAGACCTGGGTGCGCCGCTATTTCCGCGACGAGATCGCACCGATCATTACTCCGATCGGCCTCGACCCGACACACCCGTTCCCACTGCTGGTCAACAAAAGCTTGAACTTCATCGTCGAACTGGAAGGCATCGACGCCTTCGGTCGCGATTCCGGCCTGGCGATCATCCCCGCACCGCGCCTGCTGCCGCGCATCATCCGCGTGCCGGAAGATGTCGGCGGCGCTGGCGACAACTATGTGTTCCTGTCGTCGATGATCCACGCCCACGCCGATGACCTGTTCCAGGGCATGAAGGTCAAGGGCTGCTACCAGTTCCGTCTGACGCGTAACGCCGACCTGTCGGTAGACACCGAAGATGTCGAAGACCTGGCCCGCGCCCTGCGCGGCGAGCTGTTCTCCCGTCGTTACGGCGATGCGGTGCGTCTGGAAGTGGCCGACACCTGCCCGAAACACTTGTCCGATTACCTGCTCAAGCAGTTCAACCTGCATGAGACCGAGCTGTATCAGGTCAACGGACCGGTCAACTTGACCCGGTTGTTCAGCATCACTGGCCTGGACAGTCACCCGGAACTGCAATATTTGCCGTTCACGCCGCAGATCCCGAAACTGCTGCAGAACAGTGAGAACATTTTCAGCGTGGTCAGTAAGCAAGACATCCTGCTGTTGCACCCGTTCGAGTCGTTCACCCCCGTGGTCGACCTGCTGCGCCAAGCGGCGAAGGATCCCCACGTATTGGCGGTGCGCCAGACCCTGTATCGCAGCGGCGCCAACTCGGAAATCGTCGACGCCCTGGTGGACGCGGCGCGAAACGGCAAGGAAGTCACTGTGGTGATCGAATTGCGCGCGCGCTTCGATGAGGAGTCCAACCTGCAACTGGCCAGCCGTCTGCAAGCGGCCGGTGCGGTGGTGATCTACGGCGTGGTCGGCTTCAAGACCCACGCCAAGATGATGCTCATCCTGCGGCGCGAAGCCGGTGAGATTGTGCGTTACGCTCACTTGGGCACGGGCAACTATCACGCTGCGAACGCCCGTCTCTACACCGACTACAGCCTGCTGACCTCTGACGATGCCTTGTGCGAGGACGTCGGCAAGTTGTTCAGCCAGTTGATCGGCATGGGCAAGACCCTGCGCATGAAAAAACTGCTGCATGCGCCTTTCACCCTGAAAAAGGGCATGCTCGACATGATCGCCCGGGAAACCCAGTTCGCCCTGGAAGGCAAGCCGGCGCACATCATCGCCAAATTCAACTCGCTGACCGATCCGAAAGTCATCCGCGCGTTGTACAAGGCCAGCCAGTCGGGCGTGCGCATCGACCTGGTGGTACGCGGCATGTGCTGCCTGCGGCCGGGCATTCCGGGGGTTTCCCACAACATCCACGTGCGCTCGATCATCGGACGCTTCCTGGAACATACCCGGGTGTTCTACTTCCTCAATGGCGGCGAGGAGCAGATGTTCCTGTCCAGTGCCGACTGGATGGAGCGCAACCTCGACAAACGGGTCGAGACTTGCTTCCCGGTGGAAGGCAAGAAGTTGATTCTGCGGGTCAAGAAAGAGCTGGAAAGCTACCTCACCGACAACACCCACAGCTGGAGCCTGCAACCGGATGGCCGTTACATCCGGAATACGCCGACCGGCAACCAGAACCCGCGTAGTGCCCAGGCGACGTTGCTGGAGCGCTTGAGCAGTCCGGTGTTGGCGGTTCGTTAA
- the hemB gene encoding porphobilinogen synthase, protein MSFTPANRLFPATRLRRNRRDEFSRRLVRENVLTTNDLILPVFVLDGENRREAVASMPGVERLTIDLLLEEAAQWVELGIPALALFPVTPPSLKSLDAAEAWNPEGIAQRATRALRERFPELGVITDVALDPFTTHGQDGILDEEGYVQNDITVDALVRQALSHAEAGAQVVAPSDMMDGRIQAIREALEVAGHVNVRIMAYSAKYASAYYGPFRDAVGSALNLGKANKASYQMDPANSHEALHEVAADLSEGADMVMVKPGMPYLDILCRVKEEFKVPTFVYQVSGEYAMHMAAIQNGWLSEAVILESLTAFKRAGADGILTYFAVRAAQLLREQK, encoded by the coding sequence GTGAGCTTTACCCCCGCCAATCGTCTGTTCCCTGCTACCCGCCTGCGTCGCAATCGCCGTGATGAGTTCTCGCGTCGGCTGGTGCGTGAAAACGTACTGACCACCAACGACCTGATCCTGCCGGTGTTCGTGCTGGACGGTGAGAACCGTCGCGAAGCGGTGGCGTCGATGCCTGGTGTGGAACGCCTGACCATCGATCTTTTGCTTGAAGAAGCCGCCCAATGGGTCGAGCTGGGCATTCCGGCGCTGGCGCTGTTCCCGGTCACGCCGCCGTCCCTCAAGTCCCTGGACGCCGCCGAAGCCTGGAACCCGGAAGGCATCGCCCAGCGTGCGACTCGTGCCCTGCGCGAGCGCTTCCCGGAATTGGGTGTGATCACCGACGTGGCGCTGGACCCGTTTACCACCCATGGCCAGGACGGCATTCTTGATGAAGAAGGCTATGTGCAGAACGACATTACTGTCGATGCGCTGGTGAGGCAGGCCCTGTCCCACGCCGAGGCCGGCGCCCAGGTGGTGGCACCGTCGGACATGATGGACGGGCGCATCCAGGCGATCCGCGAAGCCCTCGAAGTGGCCGGCCACGTCAACGTGCGGATCATGGCCTACTCGGCCAAGTATGCCAGCGCCTATTACGGCCCGTTCCGCGACGCAGTCGGCTCGGCCCTGAACCTGGGCAAGGCCAACAAGGCCTCTTATCAGATGGACCCGGCCAATAGCCATGAAGCCTTGCACGAAGTGGCGGCTGACTTGTCAGAAGGGGCAGACATGGTCATGGTCAAGCCGGGCATGCCTTACCTCGACATTCTTTGTCGGGTCAAAGAAGAATTCAAAGTGCCGACCTTTGTTTATCAGGTCAGCGGCGAGTACGCCATGCACATGGCGGCGATCCAGAACGGCTGGTTGAGCGAAGCAGTGATCCTCGAGTCCTTGACCGCTTTTAAACGTGCAGGAGCCGATGGCATCCTGACTTACTTTGCCGTGCGCGCTGCCCAATTGTTACGAGAGCAGAAATAG
- the lpoB gene encoding penicillin-binding protein activator LpoB: MFVRISSIALAALLVSGCANNSPVLGNKNISYGDTKAVETVTNEFGSTDLQMIAESMTRSLAQSGVLQGRPVVQVYDVKNKTSEYIDTREITTSIKTQLMKTGAARFASDNTAMDSQVEQLKLQNQSGLYKKSTVAKTGNMIAAKYRIEGSISSIVKRSSDYKDVFYKFSLQLIDVESGLAEWMDEKEIRKTTER, from the coding sequence ATGTTTGTACGCATTTCGTCCATCGCCCTCGCCGCCCTGCTGGTCAGCGGCTGCGCCAACAACTCCCCGGTCCTGGGCAACAAGAACATTAGCTACGGCGACACCAAGGCCGTGGAAACCGTAACCAACGAGTTCGGCTCCACCGACCTGCAAATGATCGCCGAATCCATGACCCGCTCCCTGGCCCAGTCCGGCGTCTTGCAGGGCCGTCCGGTGGTTCAGGTCTATGACGTGAAGAACAAGACCAGCGAATACATCGACACCCGCGAAATCACCACCAGCATCAAGACTCAACTGATGAAGACCGGTGCCGCACGCTTTGCCAGCGACAACACCGCCATGGACAGCCAGGTCGAGCAGCTCAAGCTGCAGAACCAGAGCGGCTTGTACAAGAAAAGCACCGTGGCCAAGACCGGCAACATGATCGCTGCCAAATACCGCATCGAGGGCTCCATCAGCTCGATCGTCAAGCGCAGCAGCGACTACAAGGACGTCTTCTATAAATTCAGCCTGCAGTTGATCGACGTCGAAAGCGGTCTGGCCGAGTGGATGGACGAGAAAGAAATCCGCAAGACCACGGAGCGTTAA
- a CDS encoding FTR1 family protein, whose product MTAPFRFLAWLALPLLALCSLPLLADTVEGAPQALHLLDYIGADYPETVDAGNVIDDAEYREQLEFTQVLEGLIAGLPAKPEKAELTQGIGALRSAISQHQDGGEVARLARQLGARLAVAYEVSQAPIITPDPTRGAPLYAQNCSVCHGDSGAGDGPAGVGLEPPPANLRDGQRLDRLSLYAIYNTLGMGVEGTDMPAFADQLDDRQRWDLATYIASFSADPAAAKSAQTYNLADLARQTPAEVLAAQGPEAAATFRAQRAQPPQVQRGPAQLLDYTAATLDKSIAAYRSGDHDQAYDLSVAAYLEGFELVESSLDNVDANVRKDTEKTLMAYRQSLQDGLPVEQAAQRLDAAKAKLKESAGLLGGDGLSWSLSYISGLLILLREGLEAILVLAAILAFLRNTGQQSAVRSVNVGWGLALLAGLATWGLAAYVIDVSGAQRELLEGATALFASVMVLWLGVWMHDRRHAAAWQDYIKSSLVGGGGRFGFAILAFFSVYRELFEVILFYETLWLQAGPAGHNAVLAGGATALVLLVGLAWVILRGSAKLPLTLFFSINAALLCALSVVFAGHGVKALQEAGIFGTHPVAFFDFDWLGIHADAYSLSAQVVAILAIVVLYGRSWVAEKRKVQVS is encoded by the coding sequence ATGACTGCGCCGTTCCGTTTTCTGGCCTGGCTTGCACTGCCGTTGCTTGCACTGTGCAGCCTCCCTTTGCTGGCCGATACCGTTGAGGGAGCCCCCCAGGCACTGCATCTACTGGATTACATCGGGGCGGATTATCCGGAGACGGTCGACGCGGGCAACGTCATCGATGATGCCGAATACCGCGAACAACTTGAATTCACCCAGGTGCTGGAAGGGTTGATCGCTGGGCTGCCAGCCAAGCCGGAAAAGGCTGAGCTGACCCAAGGTATCGGCGCCCTGCGCAGCGCGATCAGCCAGCATCAAGACGGCGGCGAGGTGGCCCGCCTGGCCCGACAACTGGGGGCCAGACTGGCGGTGGCTTATGAAGTCAGCCAAGCGCCCATCATCACCCCGGACCCCACGCGCGGTGCACCGCTGTACGCCCAGAACTGTTCTGTGTGTCACGGCGACAGCGGCGCCGGCGACGGCCCCGCCGGCGTAGGCCTGGAGCCACCACCTGCCAATCTGCGCGACGGTCAGCGGCTGGATCGCCTGAGCCTCTACGCGATCTACAACACCCTCGGCATGGGGGTCGAAGGCACCGACATGCCGGCCTTCGCCGACCAGCTCGATGATCGTCAACGCTGGGACCTGGCGACCTACATCGCCAGCTTCAGCGCCGACCCGGCGGCCGCCAAAAGTGCGCAGACCTACAACCTTGCGGACCTCGCGCGTCAGACACCGGCCGAAGTCCTCGCTGCGCAAGGCCCAGAGGCGGCCGCCACCTTCCGCGCCCAGCGTGCCCAACCGCCGCAAGTGCAACGCGGCCCGGCGCAGTTGCTCGACTACACCGCCGCTACCCTGGATAAAAGCATCGCGGCGTACCGCTCCGGTGATCACGACCAGGCCTATGATTTGTCGGTAGCGGCTTATCTGGAAGGCTTCGAGCTGGTGGAAAGCTCGCTGGATAACGTCGATGCCAACGTGCGCAAAGACACGGAAAAGACCTTGATGGCCTACCGTCAATCGCTGCAGGACGGTTTACCGGTCGAGCAGGCCGCGCAGCGTCTGGACGCGGCCAAGGCTAAATTGAAGGAGTCCGCCGGCCTGCTGGGCGGCGACGGCTTGAGCTGGTCGCTGAGCTATATCTCTGGGTTGCTGATTCTGCTGCGTGAAGGGCTGGAGGCGATCCTGGTGCTCGCGGCGATCCTGGCGTTCCTGCGCAACACTGGCCAGCAGTCAGCGGTGCGCAGCGTCAACGTTGGTTGGGGCCTGGCGCTGTTGGCTGGCCTGGCGACCTGGGGGCTGGCCGCGTATGTGATTGACGTCAGCGGTGCCCAGCGCGAATTGCTCGAAGGTGCGACGGCGTTGTTTGCCAGTGTGATGGTGTTGTGGCTGGGTGTGTGGATGCACGACCGCCGCCACGCAGCGGCCTGGCAGGATTACATCAAGAGCAGTCTGGTGGGCGGCGGTGGCCGTTTCGGTTTCGCGATCCTGGCGTTCTTCTCGGTGTATCGCGAGCTGTTCGAAGTGATCCTGTTCTACGAAACCTTGTGGTTGCAAGCCGGCCCCGCTGGACACAACGCGGTGCTGGCAGGCGGCGCGACGGCGCTGGTGCTGCTGGTGGGCCTGGCCTGGGTGATTCTGCGTGGTTCGGCGAAACTGCCGCTGACACTGTTCTTCAGCATCAACGCCGCGTTGCTGTGCGCGCTGTCGGTGGTGTTCGCCGGTCATGGCGTGAAGGCGTTGCAGGAAGCCGGGATCTTCGGCACTCATCCGGTGGCGTTCTTCGACTTCGATTGGTTGGGCATTCATGCCGATGCTTATTCGCTGAGCGCTCAAGTGGTGGCGATCCTGGCGATCGTGGTGCTGTATGGACGTAGTTGGGTGGCGGAGAAGCGCAAGGTTCAGGTTTCCTAA
- the elbB gene encoding isoprenoid biosynthesis glyoxalase ElbB has product MSKKIAVILSGCGVYDGAEIHESVITLLRLDQRGAQVQCFAPNIAQLHVINHLTGEEMSESRNVLVESARIARGNVKDLREAKAEDFDALIVPGGFGSAKNLSNFAVEGAGCSIQPEVLALAEAFAEAGKPVGLICISPALAAKIYGPGVVCTIGNDVDTAAAVVKMGGTHEECAVTDIVEDTARKLVSTPAYMLAQNISEAASGINKLVDRVLELTHENDV; this is encoded by the coding sequence ATGAGCAAAAAAATTGCAGTGATCCTTTCCGGCTGTGGCGTGTATGACGGCGCCGAGATCCACGAAAGCGTGATCACCTTGCTGCGTCTCGACCAGCGTGGAGCACAGGTGCAATGTTTCGCCCCCAACATTGCCCAGCTGCATGTGATCAATCACCTGACCGGTGAAGAAATGTCCGAGAGCCGCAACGTGCTGGTGGAGTCAGCGCGGATCGCCCGGGGCAACGTGAAGGACTTGCGCGAAGCCAAGGCCGAGGACTTCGATGCCTTGATCGTGCCGGGCGGTTTCGGCTCGGCGAAAAATCTCTCCAACTTTGCTGTCGAAGGCGCAGGTTGCAGCATCCAGCCGGAAGTCCTGGCACTGGCCGAAGCCTTTGCCGAGGCTGGAAAACCAGTGGGGCTGATCTGCATTTCCCCGGCCCTGGCCGCCAAGATCTACGGGCCTGGGGTGGTCTGCACCATCGGCAACGACGTCGACACCGCCGCCGCCGTGGTCAAGATGGGCGGTACTCACGAGGAATGTGCCGTCACCGACATTGTCGAAGACACTGCACGCAAACTGGTCAGTACCCCGGCCTACATGCTGGCGCAGAACATCAGCGAAGCAGCCTCGGGCATCAACAAGCTGGTGGACCGGGTGTTGGAATTGACGCACGAGAACGACGTCTAG
- a CDS encoding sterol desaturase family protein, protein MNFILYAVPFFFVLIAVELLADRWRGVSHYRVADAINSLSTGVLSTTTGLLTKGVGLVTYAFALEHLAVIELPVDRAWVWVFAFVFYDFCYYWLHRMGHERNILWAAHSVHHQSEDYNLSTALRQTSTGFLLSWIFYLPLAVLGVPLVVFVSVAALNLLYQFWVHTQHIPKLGWLEWCFVTPSNHRAHHAQNPLYMDRNYGGVFIIWDRLFGTFQEEDDNEPVIFGVTTPLASWNPLWANLQFYAQLWGDARRAERWRDKLRIWFMPTGWRPADVAARYPLNKPQLSQFRKFEVPLEGRQQGYVALQFCAYIALGSYLMNLENSLPVAALVLGWGAVALGLFVLGVALENRPWALRLELLRLATNLPLVWLAPLVGLWPASPVAWAGLLSYSLLSGIGLYCCRNRFTRLAS, encoded by the coding sequence ATGAATTTCATTCTGTATGCCGTACCGTTCTTCTTCGTGTTGATCGCCGTCGAGTTGCTGGCTGATCGCTGGCGTGGTGTGAGTCACTACCGTGTGGCGGACGCGATCAACAGCTTGAGCACTGGTGTGCTGTCGACCACCACCGGTTTGTTGACCAAGGGCGTGGGGCTGGTGACCTACGCCTTCGCACTCGAACACTTGGCCGTGATTGAATTGCCCGTTGACCGGGCCTGGGTCTGGGTGTTTGCCTTTGTGTTCTACGACTTCTGCTATTACTGGCTGCACCGCATGGGCCATGAACGCAATATCCTCTGGGCGGCCCATTCGGTGCATCACCAGAGCGAGGACTACAACCTTTCCACGGCGTTGCGCCAGACCAGCACCGGGTTTCTGCTGAGCTGGATCTTCTACCTGCCGCTGGCGGTGCTGGGCGTGCCGCTGGTGGTGTTCGTCAGCGTTGCGGCGTTGAATCTGCTGTACCAGTTCTGGGTCCACACCCAGCACATTCCCAAGCTTGGCTGGCTGGAGTGGTGCTTCGTTACGCCGTCCAATCATCGTGCCCACCATGCACAGAACCCTCTCTACATGGATCGCAACTACGGCGGAGTGTTCATTATTTGGGACCGTCTGTTTGGCACCTTCCAGGAAGAAGACGACAACGAACCGGTGATTTTTGGTGTGACCACGCCACTGGCCAGCTGGAATCCGTTGTGGGCCAATCTGCAGTTCTATGCACAACTGTGGGGGGATGCCCGTCGGGCCGAGCGCTGGCGGGACAAGCTGCGGATCTGGTTCATGCCCACCGGTTGGCGGCCGGCGGACGTTGCTGCCAGGTATCCGCTGAACAAGCCGCAGTTGAGTCAGTTCCGCAAGTTCGAGGTGCCGTTGGAGGGGCGCCAGCAGGGGTATGTGGCGCTGCAGTTCTGCGCCTACATTGCGCTGGGCAGCTACTTGATGAACCTGGAGAACAGCCTGCCGGTCGCCGCCCTGGTACTCGGGTGGGGGGCGGTGGCATTGGGTTTGTTCGTGCTGGGCGTGGCCCTGGAGAATCGCCCGTGGGCGCTGAGGCTGGAATTGTTGCGGCTGGCCACCAACCTGCCGCTGGTGTGGCTGGCGCCGCTGGTCGGCCTGTGGCCGGCCAGCCCAGTGGCTTGGGCCGGGTTGCTCAGCTACAGCTTGCTCAGTGGAATCGGTCTGTATTGCTGCCGTAACCGGTTTACTCGGTTGGCGTCGTAG
- the ppx gene encoding exopolyphosphatase — protein MPPSQAKNLSLIAAIDLGSNSFHMVVAKAQNGEIRILERLGEKVQLAAGIDEERKLSEESIQRGLDCLKRFAQLINGMPLGAVRIVGTNALREARNRGEFIRRAEEILGHPVEVISGREEARLIYLGVSHTLADTPGKRLVADIGGGSTEFIIGQRFEPLLRESLQMGCVSYTQRYFRDGKITPARYAQAYTAARLEIMSIEHALHRLTWDEAIGSSGTIRAIGLALKAGGHGTGEVNAEGLAWLKRRVFKLGDADKLDFEGIKPDRRAIFPAGLAILEAIFDALELQRMDHCEGALREGVLYDLLGRHHHEDVRERTLGSLMERYHVDQEQAARVERKALHAFDQVADDWDLNDGVWRELLGWAAKVHEVGLDIAHYHYHKHGAYLIEHSDLAGFSREDQQMLALLVRGHRRNIPKDKFAEFGDDGIKLIRLCVLLRFAILFHHIRGTQEMPQVVLRADGDHLDVLFPENWLDENQLTQADFAQEADWLTRVGIVLNIH, from the coding sequence ATGCCGCCATCCCAAGCCAAGAATCTGTCCCTGATCGCCGCCATAGACCTGGGCTCCAACAGCTTCCACATGGTGGTCGCCAAGGCCCAGAACGGGGAAATCCGCATTCTTGAGCGGCTCGGGGAGAAGGTCCAACTGGCCGCCGGGATCGACGAAGAGCGCAAGCTCAGCGAAGAGTCCATCCAACGCGGGCTCGATTGCCTCAAGCGCTTTGCCCAACTGATCAACGGCATGCCCCTGGGCGCGGTGCGGATCGTGGGCACCAACGCCCTGCGCGAGGCGCGTAACCGTGGTGAATTCATCCGCCGCGCCGAGGAGATCCTCGGCCATCCCGTGGAAGTCATCTCCGGCCGTGAAGAAGCCCGCCTGATCTACCTCGGCGTCTCCCACACCCTGGCCGACACGCCGGGCAAGCGCCTGGTGGCGGACATCGGCGGCGGCAGTACCGAATTCATCATTGGCCAGCGTTTTGAGCCGCTGCTGCGCGAAAGCCTGCAGATGGGTTGCGTCAGCTACACCCAGCGCTATTTCCGCGACGGCAAGATTACCCCGGCCCGCTACGCCCAGGCCTATACGGCGGCGCGCCTGGAAATCATGAGCATCGAACACGCCTTGCATCGCCTGACCTGGGATGAAGCCATCGGCTCCTCGGGCACCATTCGCGCCATTGGCCTGGCACTCAAGGCTGGCGGGCATGGCACCGGCGAAGTCAACGCCGAGGGCCTGGCCTGGCTCAAGCGCCGGGTGTTCAAGCTCGGCGACGCCGACAAACTCGATTTCGAAGGCATCAAGCCCGACCGCCGGGCGATTTTCCCGGCGGGCCTGGCGATTCTGGAAGCCATTTTCGACGCCCTTGAATTGCAGCGCATGGACCACTGTGAGGGCGCCCTGCGCGAAGGCGTGCTGTATGACCTACTGGGGCGTCATCACCACGAAGACGTCCGTGAACGCACCCTGGGCTCGCTCATGGAGCGTTACCACGTCGATCAGGAACAGGCCGCACGGGTCGAGCGCAAGGCGCTGCACGCCTTCGACCAGGTAGCCGATGACTGGGACCTGAACGACGGCGTCTGGCGTGAACTGCTGGGTTGGGCGGCCAAGGTGCATGAGGTGGGCTTGGACATCGCCCACTATCATTACCACAAGCACGGCGCCTACCTGATCGAGCACTCGGACCTGGCGGGTTTCTCCCGGGAGGACCAGCAGATGCTCGCACTGCTGGTGCGCGGCCACCGCCGCAACATTCCCAAGGATAAATTTGCCGAGTTCGGCGATGACGGCATCAAGCTGATTCGCCTGTGCGTGCTGCTGCGCTTTGCGATTCTGTTCCACCACATCCGCGGTACCCAGGAAATGCCCCAGGTAGTCCTACGCGCCGATGGCGATCATCTGGATGTGCTGTTTCCTGAAAATTGGCTGGACGAGAACCAATTGACCCAGGCCGACTTCGCCCAGGAAGCCGACTGGCTGACCCGGGTCGGGATTGTGCTGAACATTCACTGA
- a CDS encoding DedA family protein, translated as MLQQFLHDFGYLALFIGTFFEGETILVLAGFLAFRGYMDINLVVVVAFCGSYAGDQLWYFLGRKHGRKLLARKPRWQLMGDRALEHIRRHPDIWVLSFRFVYGLRTVMPVAIGLSGYPPGRYLLLNGIGAAIWATALAAAAYHFGAVLEGMLGSIKKYELWVLGALLVLGLCLWLRRRLKNARLARKILETERLEQAKAGEPTTPTE; from the coding sequence ATGCTCCAACAATTTCTGCATGACTTCGGCTACTTGGCCCTGTTTATCGGCACGTTCTTCGAAGGCGAAACCATCCTCGTGCTCGCAGGCTTCCTGGCGTTCCGTGGCTATATGGATATCAATCTCGTAGTGGTCGTGGCCTTCTGCGGCAGCTATGCGGGCGATCAGCTGTGGTATTTCCTGGGACGCAAGCACGGACGCAAGCTGCTGGCGCGCAAGCCCCGCTGGCAATTGATGGGGGATCGCGCGCTGGAGCATATCCGCAGGCATCCGGACATCTGGGTCCTGAGCTTTCGCTTCGTCTATGGCCTGCGTACCGTGATGCCGGTGGCTATCGGCCTGTCAGGCTACCCGCCGGGCCGCTACCTGTTGCTCAACGGCATCGGTGCAGCTATCTGGGCCACGGCACTGGCCGCCGCCGCCTACCACTTCGGCGCGGTGCTCGAAGGCATGTTGGGCAGCATCAAGAAATACGAGTTGTGGGTACTCGGCGCCCTGTTGGTGCTGGGCCTGTGCCTATGGCTGCGTCGGCGTCTCAAGAACGCGCGGCTGGCCAGGAAAATCCTCGAAACCGAGCGCCTGGAACAAGCCAAGGCCGGCGAACCTACGACGCCAACCGAGTAA